One genomic segment of Musa acuminata AAA Group cultivar baxijiao chromosome BXJ3-3, Cavendish_Baxijiao_AAA, whole genome shotgun sequence includes these proteins:
- the LOC135633280 gene encoding uncharacterized protein LOC135633280, whose product MYFFFLRRKGFGGEKLKSLNGEESHERCICYTSKVSDKSLVVCHPLSVSIRSLRRRKAGAAGCNGHFFLRPVHRESGSPGNAVFFIGGFVLGGIMAGTLACVYAPQISKALTGTDKKI is encoded by the exons atgtattttttttttttgaggagaAAGGGTTTTGGGGGGGAGAAATTGAAATCCCTCAACGGAGAGGAATCTCATGAGAGATGCATAT GCTATACTTCGAAGGTGTCCGACAAGTCTCTTGTTGTTTGCCATCCTTTGAGCGTGTCGATTAGATCCCTTCGCCGGCGGAAAGCAGGAGCTGCAGGCTGCAATGGCCATTTTTTTCTCCGACCAGTTCACAG GGAGAGTGGAAGCCCAGGCAATGCAGTCTTCTTCATTGGAGGCTTTGTGCTGGGAGGAATTATGGCTGGAACACTTGCTTGTGTTTATGCACCTCAG ATCAGCAAAGCACTAACTGGAACTGACAAAAAGATCTAA
- the LOC135633203 gene encoding monosaccharide-sensing protein 2-like, which translates to MQGAVLVAIAAAIGNMLQGWDNATIAGAVLYIKREFKLEGQPTIEGLIVAMSLIGATIITTFSGAVSDWIGRRPMLIISSVLYFISGLIMFWSPNVYMLLLARLIDGFGIGLAVTLVPVYISETAPSEIRGLLNTLPQFTGSGGMFLSYCMVFAMSLNIQPDWRLMLGVLSVPSLLYFVLTVFFLPESPRWLVSKGRMKEAKQVLQRLRGREDVSGEMALLVEGLRVSTDTTIEEYIIGPANELPDEQDSTAEKDKIMLYGPQQGLSWVAQPVTGPSLLGSAFGLISRQGSIVNQSIPLMDPLVTLFGSVHGKLPEMGSMRSILFPNFGSMFSVVENHPKAEQWDEEIGHQDGVDYVSDGAGGDSDDNLHTPLLSRHGTGMDGNDMIHNSSLMQENVGETVSSMGIGGGWQLAWKWTNREAVDGTKEGGFKRIYLRQEGVVGSQQASLVSIPGGNIPEEGEYVQAAALVSQPALFSKEVMSQDPAGPAMVHPSKIAAEGPMWRVLFEAGVRHALFVGIGIQILQQFAGINGVLYYTPQILEQAGVEVLLANLGIGSDSASILISALTTLLMLPCIAVAMRLMDVSGRRSLLLATIPVLIVSLVGLVLTNLVDLGSVAHAVFSTICVVVYFCCFVMGFGPIPNILCSEIFPTRVRGVCIAICSLTFWFCDIIVTYSLPVMLNTIGLAGVFGIYAIVCVIALVFVFLKIPETKGMPLEVIIEFFNVGSKQVAKT; encoded by the exons ATGCAGGGAGCTGTTTTGGTCGCCATTGCTGCTGCAATTGGCAATATGTTGCAGGGATGGGATAATGCTACCATAGCAG GTGCTGTTCTTTACATAAAGAGGGAATTTAAGTTGGAGGGCCAGCCTACTATTGAGGGACTAATTGTGGCCATGTCACTTATTGGTGCCACTATCATTACAACATTCTCAGGAGCAGTGTCAGATTGGATTGGTAGACGGCCCATGTTAATTATCTCATCGGTGCTCTACTTTATTAGTGGTCTGATAATGTTTTGGTCTCCAAATGTATATATGCTGCTCTTGGCAAGGCTTATAGATGGATTTGGAATTGGTTTGGCAGTCACACTAGTTCCAGTGTACATATCTGAGACGGCCCCATCTGAGATAAGGGGTTTGTTAAATACTCTTCCGCAGTTCACGGGCTCTGGAGGAATGTTTCTTTCATATTGCATGGTTTTTGCAATGTCATTAAATATCCAACCTGACTGGCGATTGATGCTTGGAGTTCTCTCTGTTCCTTCTCTTTTATATTTTGTGCTGACTGTATTCTTCCTGCCTGAATCACCGAGATGGCTTGTTAGCAAAGGGCGAATGAAGGAGGCCAAACAAGTTTTACAGAGGTTACGTGGAAGAGAAGATGTCTCAG GAGAAATGGCTCTTCTTGTTGAAGGTTTAAGAGTAAGTACAGATACAACCATTGAAGAGTATATAATTGGCCCTGCAAATGAGCTCCCTGATGAACAGGATTCAACTGCTGAAAAGGACAAGATCATGTTGTATGGTCCACAACAAGGCCTCTCATGGGTTGCACAGCCAGTTACAGGACCAAGTCTTCTTGGAAGTGCATTTGGTCTCATATCACGCCAGGGAAGCATTGTAAATCAGAGCATCCCTCTTATGGATCCTCTAGTTACTCTTTTTGGAAGTGTCCATGGAAAGCTACCCGAAATGGGAAGCATGAGAAGTATTTTGTTCCCCAATTTCGGTAGCATGTTTAGTGTGGTGGAGAATCATCCAAAAGCTGAGCAATGGGATGAGGAAATTGGTCATCAGGATGGTGTGGATTATGTCTCTGATGGTGCAGGAGGTGATTCCGATGATAATTTGCACACTCCATTGCTCTCTCGCCATGGAACAGGCATGGAtgggaatgacatgatacataacaGCAGTCTTATGCAGGAAAATGTTGGTGAGACAGTGAGTAGTATGGGCATAGGAGGTGGTTGGCAGTTAGCCTGGAAGTGGACTAACAGAGAGGCTGTAGACGGAACAAAAGAAGGAGGTTTCAAGAGGATTTATTTGCGCCAAGAAGGTGTTGTTGGGTCACAACAAGCTTCCCTTGTCTCAATTCCTGGAGGCAACATCCCAGAAGAAGGTGAATATGTTCAAGCTGCAGCATTAGTAAGCCAACCTGCTCTGTTTTCGAAGGAAGTCATGAGCCAGGATCCAGCTGGGCCAGCAATGGTTCATCCATCCAAGATTGCTGCTGAAGGGCCAATGTGGAGAGTTCTTTTTGAAGCAGGAGTCAGGCATGCATTATTTGTTGGCATTGGGATACAAATTCTTCAGCAG TTTGCTGGCATTAATGGGGTTCTTTATTACACTCCGCAAATTCTTGAGCAAGCTGGTGTTGAAGTTCTTCTTGCAAATCTCGGAATTGGTTCTGATTCAGCATCAATACTTATAAGTGCTCTTACAACTCTGTTGATGCTCCCTTGCATAGCTGTTGCTATGAGGCTCATGGATGTCTCTGGAAGAAG GAGTCTTTTGTTGGCTACAATTCCTGTTTTGATCGTATCACTTGTTGGTCTGGTCCTGACAAACCTTGTGGACCTCGGCTCTGTTGCTCATGCCGTCTTCTCAACCATATGTGTTGTGGTTTACTTCTGTTGCTTTGTCATGGGCTTTGGTCCTATTCCCAACATCCTTTGCTCTGAGATTTTTCCAACTCGTGTACGTGGTGTGTGCATAGCTATATGCTCCCTCACCTTCTGGTTTTGCGATATCATTGTTACCTACAGCCTTCCCGTGATGCTGAACACTATTGGTCTTGCTGGGGTGTTTGGGATCTATGCTATCGTCTGTGTCATAGCATTGGTATTTGTCTTCCTCAAGATTCCTGAAACAAAAGGCATGCCCCTTGAAGTCATCATCGAGTTCTTCAATGTTGGATCCAAGCAAGTCGCCAAAACCTAA
- the LOC135632491 gene encoding uncharacterized protein LOC135632491: MEDCHDLRNQIEELIRRGHLGRYLKEPKEASPRPRGPVEKQIDIITSGPVVGGSSSAVRKAYACSMVEKHPRPEFEPEITFRTEEVERSHHDNTLVISIQIANTRVKRVMVDIRSSTNMLYLDAFKKLSLTNEDLTPMASTLTGFMGDSISPLGTTILPVTIGEEPRAKIMMTTFMVVDLQSAYNDILGCPTLNKLKAMVSTYHRAIKISTSARVRESRSDPGESRQCYLTTVTLLEKSHPRRALGPREEARTPTHLEPPK, translated from the coding sequence ATGGAAGACTGCCACGACCTCCGAAAtcagattgaagaactaattcggAGAGGTCACCTCGGGCGCTACCTCAAGGAACCAAAAGAAGCATCCCCGCGTCCCAGGGGTCCAGTCGAGAAACAAATCGACATCATTACTAGTGGACCAGTGGTTGGTGGTAGTAGCTCGGCGGTGAGGAAGGCCTACGCCTGTAGCATGGTGGAAAAGCACCCCAGACCCGAGTTCGAGCCCGAAATCACCTTCAGAACCGAAGAGGTCGAACGCTCCCACCACGACAACactttggtgatctccatccagaTCGCTAATACCCGGGTAAAAAGAGTGATGGTCGACATTAGGAGCTCTACCAACATGTTGTACCTCGACGCCTTCAAGAAGCTCAGCCTAACTAATGAGGACCTCACTCCCATGGCGTCGACACTCACCGGATTCATGGGGGATTCCATCTCCCCACTCGGAACCACCATCCTCCCCGTTACCATCGGGGAAGAACCGAGAGCCAAAATAATGatgactaccttcatggtagtcgacctGCAATCGGCCTATAATGACATCCTTGGCTGCCCGACACTCAACAAATTGAAAGCGATGGTCTCCACTTACCACCGGGCCATCAAAATTTCGACTTCAGCAAGGGTCAGGGAATCCCGAAGTGATCCAGGAGAATCAAGGCAGTGCTACCTTACAACGGTCACTCTTCTGGAGAAGTCACACCCCCGCCGAGCCCTGGGTCCCCGTGAGGAAGCCAGGACACCAACACACCTAGAGCCACCTAAATAA
- the LOC135632490 gene encoding transcription factor DIVARICATA-like, which produces MSFSENGDWTFLENNTFENALAELNLDGPDWLEQLTEILPSKTIDQVRDHYIDLVMDIDLIESGRYMEHQYTDSEKNKMDGDLEFPLPSVHGSGTSSSEAMDQTAGVVFSGYVDNMMALDTDSEKQHLERLVPGGTRRLLRVAEPASRKGVNWTEEEHRLFLMGLNVYGRGDWKNIAKYFVTTRTPTQVASHAQKYFNRMEHARNVGKRRPSIHDIRNITAPLRTEAQIMSIYDLVDWKKPFVVGHGYQLRPAASPPLLSSISAAAVEREAGAAPASSLDTGQPSLIPEQSNTMGTTDPTSWSKKSN; this is translated from the exons ATGTCCTTCTCCGAGAATGGAGACTGGACCTTCTTGGAGAACAACACGTTTGAGAATGCACTTGCAGAGCTCAACCTCGATGGCCCCGACTGGCTCGAACAGCTAACAGAGATTCTCCCTTCAAAGACCATCGACCAGGTGAGGGACCATTACATTGATCTTGTGATGGATATCGACTTGATAGAATCTGGACGCTACATGGAGCATCAGTACACAGACTCTGAGAAGAACAAGATGGATGGAGACCTAGAGTTTCCCTTGCCTTCAGTGCATGGATCAGGAACGTCCTCGTCTGAGGCCATGGATCAAACAGCTGGAGTAGTGTTCTCGGGATATGTGGACAATATGATGGCTCTCGACACTGACTCTGAGAAACAACATTTAGAGAGGTTGGTGCCGGGAGGGACGAGAAGGCTACTTAGGGTTGCAGAACCTGCATCCAGGAAGGGGGTGAATTGGACCGAGGAGGAGCACAG GCTGTTCCTTATGGGGTTGAACGTGTATGGGAGAGGTGATTGGAAGAACATCGCTAAGTACTTCGTCACCACCAGAACCCCAACGCAGGTCGCCAGCCATGCCCAGAAGTACTTCAACCGCATGGAACACGCACGCAACGTGGGGAAGCGCCGCCCGAGCATACATGACATCAGAAACATCACCGCCCCTTTGCGCACCGAAGCACAGATCATGAGCATATACGATCTGGTAGACTGGAAGAAACCTTTCGTCGTCGGCCATGGCTACCAGCTTCGGCCCGCTGCAAGTCCCCCACTACTGTCGTCGATCTCGGCGGCAGCGGTGGAGCGGGAAGCCGGTGCTGCTCCTGCTTCATCTCTTGATACTGGTCAACCATCTTTGATACCAGAACAGTCGAACACCATGGGAACGACTGATCCAACATCTTGGTCGAAGAAGAGCAACTAG